The Heterodontus francisci isolate sHetFra1 chromosome 43, sHetFra1.hap1, whole genome shotgun sequence genome window below encodes:
- the LOC137355682 gene encoding dynein light chain Tctex-type protein 2B-like, with amino-acid sequence MDRRSESLVPARGTGERMSISSRARTNSLHSPSKAIIELGAVKGRASLGNILSEAHRPSFTFSGILVARRLTKNLKERTALKLAAKIPAVTKIINEQVPPVSSNPQQRFSTSLVREFLEEYLPGKLRGVAYSPALAGRLSKEMSDEIKEFAKGRLPPRYKLVCIVTLGERSSENALVTSRALWDCYADTFVSHCYESGTMFCVASVFALYHE; translated from the exons ATGGACAGAAGGAGTGAGAGCCTGGTTCCTGCCAGAGGTACAGGGGAAAGAATGTCTATCTCAAGCAGAGCAAGAACCAATAGCCTTCATTCACCAAGCAAAGCAATAATTGAG CTTGGAGCAGTGAAAGGGAGAGCTTCACTGGGGAATATTTTAAGTGAGGCACATCGTCCCTCCTTCACCTTCAGTGGGATTCTCGTTGCCAGGAGACTGACGAAGAATTTGAAG GAAAGAACAGCTTTGAAGCTAGCTGCAAAGATACCAGCTGTCACCAAGATTATAAATGAACAG GTGCCACCGGTTTCCTCGAATCCCCAACAGAGATTCAGCACCTCCCTTGTACGGGAGTTCCTGGAGGAATATTTGCCGGGCAAGCTGAGGGGTGTCGCCTACAGTCCTGCTCTCGCTGGTCGACTCTCGAAAGAGATGAGCGACGAAATTAAGGAGTTTGCGAAGGGGAGGCTGCCGCCCAGATACAAGCTGGTGTGCATCGTGACACTGGGCGAGAGGAGTAGTGAGAATGCTCTGGTGACCAGCAGGGCTCTCTGGGACTGCTACGCCGACACCTTTGTTTCACACTGTTACGAGAGCGGCACCATGTTCTGTGTGGCCAGCGTCTTTGCCTTGTACCACGAATAA